In Eptesicus fuscus isolate TK198812 chromosome 23, DD_ASM_mEF_20220401, whole genome shotgun sequence, one genomic interval encodes:
- the MYL2 gene encoding myosin regulatory light chain 2, ventricular/cardiac muscle isoform, translating into MAPKKAKKRAEGANSNVFSMFEQTQIQEFKEAFTIMDQNRDGFIDKNDLRDTFAALGRVNVQNEEIDDMIKEAPGPINFTVFLTMFGEKLKGADPEETILNAFKVFDPEGKGVLKADYIKEMLTTQAERFSNEEIDQMFAAFPPDVTGNLDYKNLVHIITHGEEKD; encoded by the exons ATG GCACCCAAGAAAGCCAAGAAGAGAGCAGAGGGCGCCAATTCCAACGTGTTCTCCATGTTTGAACAGACCCAGATCCAGGAATTTAAGGAG gccttcaccatcaTGGACCAGAACAGGGATGGCTTCATCGACAAGAATGATCTGAGGGACACCTTTGCTGCTCTTG GGCGCGTGAACGTGCAAAACGAGGAGATTGATGACATGATAAAGGAAGCCCCAGGTCCCATTAACTTTACGGTGTTCCTAACGATGTTTGGGGAGAAACTTAAGG GGGCAGACCCTGAAGAGACCATTCTCAACGCATTCAAAGTGTTTGACCCCGAAGGCAAAGGGGTGCTGAAGGCTGATTA cATTAAGGAGATGCTGACCACACAGGCGGAGAGATTTTCCAACGAGGAG ATTGACCAGATGTTTGCCGCCTTCCCCCCTGATGTGACTGGCAACTTGGACTATAAGAACCTGGTGCACATCATCACCCATGGAGAAGAAAAGGACTAA